The following nucleotide sequence is from Thermoanaerobaculia bacterium.
TCGCCGTCCTGCGCCGGGCGTCCCTCGACCGGAAGGAATTCGGCGTGCGATTCCCGGATGCGCGAGAGAGCGCCGTCGATCTCCTCGGCCTTCGGCTCGACCTCGACGTCGACGACTCGGAGCCCCGAGTAATCGCCCGGATCGATCGGGGGACGGACGTCCACGTTCGCCCGAAAGGCCAGGGGCTGGCCCTCCTCGAACTTCAGATCGTCGATCCGCGGGCGCCCGATGGGCTGGATTCCCTTCTCCGCGATCGCGTGTCCGAGCGCGTCGGGGATCAGGCTCTCGAGGAGCTCCTCCCGGATCTCGTCGGCGAACTTGCGGGCGACGACCGATTCGGGGACCTTCCCCTTGCGGAAACCGGGAATCGAGGCGCGCCGCGCGTAGTTTCGCGTGATGCCGCGGCGGGCGCGGTCGACCTCTTCCGGCGGAATCTCGATCTCGAACACGCGCCGGCTGTCGGAAACTTCGGAGTAGTTGCGAATCTCCATGACGGATCGATCTTACCGCACCGGCGGCCAGTCCCGGGTCGCGAGTGCCGAGTCGGTACAGGGGCTCGTGACTTGCGACGGCTGGACGGGCGCGATCAGCTCAAAGCGACGAGGGCGGCGCACCCTGCCCGCTCATACCCTTTCGCTTGCCGCCCGGCGCCGAGTTAAGCGGCGCAAAGCGACCGCTTCAACTCGGCGACGTCCACGGTCGACAGCTTTACTGTCGTCTTGCCGGCGCGGACGGTTACCGGGACACGACCGTCTTCGACTCGGCGACGTCCATGCTCGAACCGATCGAGCTCTGCCTACGAGAGAACGACGATGACGACTCTCCGATTCTTGGACCGTCCCTCTCTCGTCTTGTTCGAGTCGATCGGCTGGGTCTCGCCGTAGGAGATCGTGCTCATCCGGTTCAGCGCGACGCCCTTCTGGTTGAGGTACAGCCGGACGGCGTCGGCGCGCTCCTGGCCGAGCTGCATGTTGCGCTCCGGGGAGCCCGTCGAGTCGGTATGTCCCTGGATCTCGAGATAGACGTTCTTGTCGTCGGTCTTGAGCTTCTCGACGAAGTCGTCGAGCTGTTGCCGGGCTTCCGGAGAGAGCTCGTGGCCGTTGACCGGAAAATGGGCCGTGTCGTCGGAAAGGACCACCGCGTAGTTGAACTTCCCCTGAGCGAGCTTTCCCGCCTCGTTCGCCCGGGCGATCGCGTCCTTCGTCGATTTGTCGAGCGTGTTGAGGCGCTGCTCGTGCTCGTTGACCTTCGACTGCGTCTGTTCGACCTGCGATTCCACGTCCGAGATGTGCTTTTCCGACTTCGCGCTGCTCTTTTCGACCTCTCCGGAAACGTACTTCTTCGTCGCGCAGCCCGGCAGGAATGCCAGGCCGGCGAACGCCACGGCGATTCCCGCGAGACGAAACTCCCTCCGCATCATCATCCTCCTTCGATTCGGTCCGGTTCCGCCGCCGGCCGAAGGGGCCGCGGGGATCGCCGGAGATCCAGTGCTCCGGATGATAGCGCAAGGCCGGAGAAATCGCCCCCGCCAACCGAAAAGGAAAGGGGGGCCGCGCCGCCCCCCTTTGCCGGAAAATCGGGACCGCCCCGAGGTCGTACGGCTAGCTCAGGACGATGATGACGACCCGGCGATTCTTCGCTCGCCCTTCCCGTGTCTTGTTGGAATCCACGGGCTGGGTTTCGCCGTAGGAAATCGTCGCCATCCGGTTGAGGGCCACTCCCTTTTCGTTGAGGTACAGCCGCACGGCCTCGGCGCGTTCCTCGCCGAGCCGCATGTTGTATTCGCGGGGTCCCGTAGCATCCGTGTGTCCCTGGATCTCGAGATAGACGTTCTTGTCCTCCGACTTGAGGTGGTCGACGAACTCGTCGAGCTGCTGCTTGGCCTCGGCGGAGAGCTCGTGCCGGTTCAGCGGAAAGTGCGAGTTGTCGTCCGAAAGAACCACCGAGTAGTTGAACTTTCCCTGCGCGAGCTTGCCCGCCTCGTTGGCCCGGTTCAGAGCGTCCTGGGTGGCCTTGTCGAGCTCCGTGATGCGTTGCTCGTGCTGTCCGACCTTCGACTGCGTCTGCTCGACCTGGCTCTCCACGTCCGCGATGTGCTTTTCCGCGGCCGCGCTGCTCTTCTCGACTTCTCCGGACACGTATTTCTTCGTCGCGCAGGCCGGGAGGAGCGCCAGCGCCGCGGCGGCCCCCAGTCCCACGCTCCAGGATCGAAGTTTCACCATCTCTTTTCCCTCCTTGCATTTCCGCGGAATGCGGAAATCACCGTTTCAGGGCCAGCGGACGGGGGGCGGTCCCTCGATAGCCGCGGCGCGCTCGGACAACCCGGGTGCCGCCTCCCCTGACCGTGACCACGATCGGCCAGTATCTTACCTCTCCTTCTCCCGACGGCTCGAAACCGAGCAGGTACTGCCGGCGAAGCTCGTTCTCGATCGCGTTGGCGATCGGCCGGAGGTCTTCGTCTCCGGAAACGAGGAACATACGCCCCCCGGAAGCCTGCGCCAGGAGCTCGAGGGCGGACAAAGACAGTTCCTTGCGCTCTTCCTCGTTCAGGACGGTGTACGAAGCATTTTTCATGCCGATGGCGTACACGGGCACGCTCTCGTTCTCCATCACCCGCTCGATGTCCTTCGTCGTGAGCTGGCTCGCATTGTCGACGCCGTCGGTGAAGAGGAGGATCGCCTTCTTCATGTTCGTTCCGGAGAGGAGCTCGTTGCTCGTCTGGATGACCGCGTCGTAGAGAGCGGTCTTCCCGACGGGCTTCAGGAAGAACAGCTGGCGCAGCAGAGCCGAAGGATCCTTGTCGAACTTCGCGACGACCCGCACCTCGTCTTCCGAGAAGGTGAAGAGCGCGAAGTCGTCGTCCGGCTGCCGCAGCTCCACGAGGCGCTGGATCATTTCCCGGGCACGATCGAGTTTGTCGGCGACCTTCATCGAGCCCGACACGTCGAGGAGGATCGCGAAGGATACGGGCGCGCGGTCGCTCTTCTCGAACGATTCGATCGCGACGGGCTTGCCGTCCACCCACAGGTGGAAGTCTTCCCCCTTCAGCGTGTCGACGAAGCCCCCCTTGCGGTCGCGGACGACCACCGGGAGCTGCACGTACTCGGTTCCCGCCGAAGCCGTGAAATGGCCGACCGGCGCGTCCTGGACGGGGCCGCCGGTCGCCGGCATGGACGCGGCGAGGAGCGCGAGGAGAACCGGAACCTTCCGGAACCGCATGGGAGGCGCCCTTTTAGAGCAGCTCGCTCTCGGCGAAGAAGAACCCGATCTCCCGGGCGGCGTTCTCCGGCGAATCGGACCCGTGGATGGCGTTGCGCTCGATGTCCGTCCCGTACAGGTTCCGGATCGTGCCCGCTTCCGCCTTCTTCGAATCCGTCGCTCCCATCACGCCACGCAGACCCGTCACGGCGTCCGCGCGCTCGAGGGCGACGACCCACACCGGTCCCTCGGTCATGAATCGGACGAGTCCTTCGAAGAACGGCCGCGCCTGATGAACGGCGTAGAACGCGCGCGCCTGCGCCGGCGAGAGCGTGATCTTCTTCCCGGCGAGAAGCCGGAATCCTTCCTTTTCCAGATGGGCGAGGATCGCCCCCGCCTTCCCGGCCTTCACCGCGTCGGGCTTGACGATCGTCAGGGTTCGCTGGGTCAACGTCGGTTTCTCCTCTCCGGATCGCGGCGGGATCCGCCCTTCCCCGTTTCGCGGGCCGAACTGGACCGCGCCAAAGCGTGCGATCTTAGCCCAAACAATCGGTGATCCTTAACCCTCACGGGCGTAATGCGTTAGCCCGAACAGGCAGCGAACGTACCGAAAGCCGTACGTCGAGCGGCCGGCCAGCGGCACGCGCCCGCCCGGCTCGATGCATCGCCGCGCCGGCTCAGCGCGAGAGCCAGGAGACCCGCCCCCTCAGTCGACCATCCGATGAAAGCGCGGCGAGGCGCGAGCCCGGCAGGATGCGGGTCGTCGGCCGGCCGTGAAGGCGTACCGAAAGCCGTACGTCGAGCGGCCGGCCGGCGGCACGCGCCCGCCCGGCCCGATGCATCGCCGCGCCGGCTCAGCGCGAGAGGCGGGCCTGCAGAGTCCGGCCGAGCTCCGCCGGGCTCTTCACGACCGTGATCCCCGCCCCTTCAAGCGCCTTCATCTTGTCGGCCGCGGTGCCCCGACCGCCCGAGATGATGGCGCCCGCGTGGCCCATCCGGCGCCCGGGAGGCGCCGTCTGTCCGGCGATGAACGCGACCACCGGCTTGTCCCGCAGATTCCCGGCGATCCAGCAGGCCGCTTCTTCCTCGGCCATCCCCCCGATCTCGCCGATCAGGATCACCGCGTCGGTTTCCGGATCCTCGCGGAACGCGGCGAGGACGTCGATGAAATTCGTGCCGTTGACCGGGTCGCCGCCGATTCCGACGCACGTCGATTGCCCGAGCCCGAGCTGCGTGAGCTGATAGACGGCCTCGTAGGTCAGCGTGCCCGAGCGCGAGATCACGCCCACGCGCCCCGGCCGATGGATCCTTCCCGGCATGATCCCGATCTTGCACTGTCCCGGCGTGATGATGCCCGGGCAGTTCGGGCCGATCAGGCGGACCGGCTTTCCGCCTTCCGATTTCGCCTCGGCGAGGAAGTCCTTCACGCGGATCATGTCGTTGACGGGGATGCCCTCGGTGATGGCGACGACGAGCGCGACGCCCGCCGCGGCCGCCTCGACGATCGCATCGGCCGCGAAAGGCGGCGGGACGAAGATCATCGACGCGTTGGCCCCCGTCGCGGCCACCGCCTGCTCCACGGTGTCGAACACCGGGATGCCCTCGTGGACGGTGCCCCCCTTTCCGGGCGTGACCCCGGCGACGACCGACGTGCCGTATTCGCGGCAGGCGAGCGCATGGAACGAGCCTTCCCGGCCGGTCAGTCCCTGGACGAGAAGCTTCGTGTCTCTTCCGACCCAGATCGCCATTACGCCCTCCCGCCCGCGCGGCTCATGCCGCGACCACCTTCGTCACCTTTTCCGCGGCGTCGGCGAGGTCCTCGGCCGGGGTGATCTTGAGATTCGACTCCCGCAGGATCTTCTTCCCTTCGTCGACGTTCGTCCCCTCGAGGCGGACGACGACGGGGATCTCGAGCCCCATCTCCTTCACCGCGGCCACGACGCCGTTGGCGATGATGTCGCAGCGCATGATGCCGCCGAAGATGTTGATGAGGACCGCGCGGACGTTCTTGTCCGAGAGGATGATCCGGAACGCGTTCTTGACCTGCTCCTCCGAAGCGCCGCCCCCCACGTCGAGGAAGTTCGCCGGCTCGCCGCCGTAGAGCTTGATGATGTCCATCGTTCCCATCGCGAGGCCCGCGCCGTTGACCATGCACCCGACGTTGCCGTCGAGCTTGATGTAGTTGAGCCCGAACTTCGACGCCTCGACCTCGAGCGGGTCCTCCTCCGTGACGTCCCGCATCTCCTTGATCTCGGGGTGGCGGAAGAGCGCGTTGTCGTCGAAGTTCATCTTGGCGTCCAGGGCCAGGACGTTCCCCGACTTCGTGACGACCAGCGGGTTGATCTCGGCGAGAGAGGCGTCCGTCTCGACGTACGCCCGGAAGAGCGCCGGAAGGAACTGGAGCGCCTTCTTGTAGGCTTCGCCGGAGAGCCCCAGGGCGAACGCCAGCTTGCGCGCCTGGAAAGGGAACATGCCGAACGACGGGTCGAGCGGCTCCTTGACGATCGCGTTCGGGTCCTTGGCGGCGACCTCCTCGATCTCCATCCCGCCGGAGCGCGACACCATCATGACCGGCCGGGAGATCCCGCGATCGAGCGTGATGCCGAGGTAGAGCTCGCGCTCGATGTCGAGCGCTTCCTCGACCAGGACCTTCCGGACTTCCCTCCCCTCGGGTCCCGTCTGATGGGTGACCAGCGTCATTCCGAGGATCCTCTTCGCGAGCGCGTAGGCGTCGTCGGCGTCCTTCGCGACCTTCACGCCGCCCCCCTTGCCGCGGCCGCCGGCGTGGATCTGGGCCTTCACGACGCAGCGTCCGCCGAGCCGCTTGGCGATGTCGCGAACCTCGTCCGCGTTGTCGGTGACCTCGCCGCGCGGGATCGTGACGCCGAATTTCTGGAGCAGGGATTTGGCCTGGTACTCGTGGACTTTCATCGTCGTTGATCCTATCAGCTCAAACGAATGAGATCCTTCGCGCTCCCGCGCCCAGTGACTTCGCGGGATGACGCGTGCGAGAGCGCACGAATCACTTCGAGAAGATGTTCTTGATCGCCTGCGCCGTCGTCGCGCGGTACATCGCGGCGATCGAGGTCGTGAGCGGGATCGACTTCGGACAGGCGCGCACGCAGTTCTGGGCGTTGCCGCAGTCGTTGACGCCGCCCTCGCCCATGATCGCCTCGAGGCGCTCGGCGGCGTTCATCTTCCCGGTCGGGTGCGCGTTGAAGAGCGCGACCTGCGAGATCGCCGCCGCGCCGATGAAATCCGACCGCTCGTTGACCTGCGGGCAGACGTCGAGGCAGTTGCCGCACGTGATGCACTTGGAGAGCGTGTAGGCCCACTCGCGCTCGTTCTCCGCCATCCGGGGTCCGGGCCCGAGATCGTACGTCCCGTCGATCGGGATCCATCCCTTGATGCGCTTCAACGCCCCGAACATCCGGGAGCGGTCGACCGCGAGATCGCGGACGACCGGGAACTTCGCGAGCGGCTCGATCACGATCGGCTGCTCGAGCGTATCGACGAGCGCGGTGCACCCCATGCGGGAGACGCCGTTGATCCGCATCGCGCAGGAGCCGCAGACCTCCTCGAGGCACGCCGAGTCGTAGCAGACCGGCGAGGACTTCTTCCCGTCCACGGTGACCGGCTTCTTCGCGTATTCCATCAGGCACGCGAGGACGTTCATCTTCGGGAGATACGGGACCTCGAGATCCTCCCAGAACGGAGAAGCGTTCGGCGCCGCCTGGCGCTTGACGCGGAGTCGGACGGTTCTTCCTGTGCTTCCGGCCATCGTCAGTACTTCCTCTGCCGCGGCGGGATCTCCGAAACGTCCACCGGACGGTACGAGATCTTCGGCCCTTCGGGAGTGTATTCCGCGATCGTCGTCTTCAGGAAATTCGCGTCGTCGCGGGGCATCGCGTTGTCCCCCTCGAGCGGAGCGTTCAGGTCCTTGACCTTGAAGTGCGCGCCGCGGGATTCGTCGCGGAGCAGCGCGCCCTTCGTCATCACGCGGGCGAGGTCGATCATGTTCTGGAACTGGTTCAGATACGACAGCTCGCGGTTGGCGAACGACGACGAGTCGGTGAGACCGCAGCGCGTCCAGCGGTCGGCCAGCTCCTCGATCTTGTCGATCGTCTGCCGGAGCCGGTCGTTCTGGCGGACGACGGTGACGTTGTCGGTCATCCACTCGCCGAGCTCGTCGGTCAGGACGTGGGGGTTCTCCGGACCGTTCATCGCGGCGAGCTTCTTGAACCGCGCCTCCCAGTCCGACCGGGCGGAGGCGAGCGCCGACTCGGCGGAAGGAAGCTTCGCGCCGGTCTCGCGGGCGTACCGGACCATCGCGGGACCGCCGATTCGCCCCGACCAGATGCACGAAAGGAGGGAGTTCGCGCCGAGCCGGTTCGCGCCGTGGTAGGCGAAATCGACTTCTCCCGCCGCGTACAGGCCCGGCACGTTCGTCGCCTGGTTCCGGGCGGACCCTTCGACGATGCCGCCCGTCTTCTCGTCCTTTTCGTACGTGGTCCAGAGGCCGCCCATCGAGTAGTGCATCCCGGGAAAGACCTTCATCGGTTCCTCGCGGGGATCGACGCCGACGAATTTCTCGTAGATCTCGAGGATCCCCCCGAGCTTGCGGTCGAGCTCCTCCCGGGGAATGTGGGTGAGATCGAGATAGACCTCGCGCTTCCCGTCGATGCCCTTCCCTTCGAGGCAGATCTTGAAGATCTCGCGCGTCGCGATGTCGCGCGGCACGAGGTTTCCGTAGGCGGGATATTTCTCCTCGAGGAAGTACCAGCGCTCGCTCTCCGGGATCGCCTTCGGCTCCCGCTTGTCGCCGACCGTCCGCGGCACCCACATCCGGCCCCCTTCGCCTCGCGCGGACTCCGACATCAGCCGCAGCTTGTCGGCGCCGGGGATGCTCGTCGGGTGGACCTGGATGAACTCGCCGTTGGCGTACCACGCCCCCTCGCGGTAGCAGGCGCCCGCGGCGGAGCCGGTGTTGATCACGGAATTCGTCGACTTTCCGAAGACGATGCCGGGTCCGCCGGTCGCCATCATCACGGCGCCCGCCGGGAAGGCGTCGATCTTCATCGACTCCCAGTCGAGCGCGACGAGGCCGCGGCAGTTGCCGTCCGCGTCCCGCACGAGACCGAGGAACTCCCAGTATTCGAACTTTCGCACCAGCCCGGCGACCTCGTGCCGCCGCACCTGCTCGTCCAGGGCGTACAGGAGCTGCTGCCCCGTCGTCGCGCCCGCGAAGGCCGTGCGGTGGTGCTTCGTGCCGCCGAACCGGCGGAAATCGAGGAGGCCTTCCGGAGTGCGGTTGAACATCACCCCCATCCGGTCGAGCAGGTTGATGACCTGCGGGGCCGCGTAGCACATCGATTTCACCGGCGGCTGGTCGGCGAGGAAGTCGCCGCCGTAGACGGTGTCGTCGAAGTGGATCTGGGGCGAGTCCCCCTCCCCCTTGGTGTTCACCGCGCCGTTGATGCCGCCCTGCGCGCACACGGAGTGCGAGCGCTTGACGGGCACGATCGAGAAGAGATCGACCGGAACGCCGGCCTCGGCCGCCTTGATGGCGGTCATCAGCCCGGCGAGTCCGCCGCCGACGATCGCGAGACGCTCAGCCATGGGTCATTCCTGCCTTGCTCGTCGTTGCCGAACTACGGTTTTCGTGCATTATCTCGTCACACGAAGGCGAAGATCGCCCGCACGCCGATCAGCGAGAGGACGACGAACACGACGACGGAGACGTATTCCATCAGCCGCTGCGAGCGCGGCGACTGCGTGATCCCCCACACGATCGAGAAGGACCAG
It contains:
- the sdhA gene encoding succinate dehydrogenase flavoprotein subunit translates to MAERLAIVGGGLAGLMTAIKAAEAGVPVDLFSIVPVKRSHSVCAQGGINGAVNTKGEGDSPQIHFDDTVYGGDFLADQPPVKSMCYAAPQVINLLDRMGVMFNRTPEGLLDFRRFGGTKHHRTAFAGATTGQQLLYALDEQVRRHEVAGLVRKFEYWEFLGLVRDADGNCRGLVALDWESMKIDAFPAGAVMMATGGPGIVFGKSTNSVINTGSAAGACYREGAWYANGEFIQVHPTSIPGADKLRLMSESARGEGGRMWVPRTVGDKREPKAIPESERWYFLEEKYPAYGNLVPRDIATREIFKICLEGKGIDGKREVYLDLTHIPREELDRKLGGILEIYEKFVGVDPREEPMKVFPGMHYSMGGLWTTYEKDEKTGGIVEGSARNQATNVPGLYAAGEVDFAYHGANRLGANSLLSCIWSGRIGGPAMVRYARETGAKLPSAESALASARSDWEARFKKLAAMNGPENPHVLTDELGEWMTDNVTVVRQNDRLRQTIDKIEELADRWTRCGLTDSSSFANRELSYLNQFQNMIDLARVMTKGALLRDESRGAHFKVKDLNAPLEGDNAMPRDDANFLKTTIAEYTPEGPKISYRPVDVSEIPPRQRKY
- the sdhB gene encoding succinate dehydrogenase iron-sulfur subunit, whose protein sequence is MAGSTGRTVRLRVKRQAAPNASPFWEDLEVPYLPKMNVLACLMEYAKKPVTVDGKKSSPVCYDSACLEEVCGSCAMRINGVSRMGCTALVDTLEQPIVIEPLAKFPVVRDLAVDRSRMFGALKRIKGWIPIDGTYDLGPGPRMAENEREWAYTLSKCITCGNCLDVCPQVNERSDFIGAAAISQVALFNAHPTGKMNAAERLEAIMGEGGVNDCGNAQNCVRACPKSIPLTTSIAAMYRATTAQAIKNIFSK
- the sucD gene encoding succinate--CoA ligase subunit alpha, which codes for MAIWVGRDTKLLVQGLTGREGSFHALACREYGTSVVAGVTPGKGGTVHEGIPVFDTVEQAVAATGANASMIFVPPPFAADAIVEAAAAGVALVVAITEGIPVNDMIRVKDFLAEAKSEGGKPVRLIGPNCPGIITPGQCKIGIMPGRIHRPGRVGVISRSGTLTYEAVYQLTQLGLGQSTCVGIGGDPVNGTNFIDVLAAFREDPETDAVILIGEIGGMAEEEAACWIAGNLRDKPVVAFIAGQTAPPGRRMGHAGAIISGGRGTAADKMKALEGAGITVVKSPAELGRTLQARLSR
- a CDS encoding OmpA family protein is translated as MRREFRLAGIAVAFAGLAFLPGCATKKYVSGEVEKSSAKSEKHISDVESQVEQTQSKVNEHEQRLNTLDKSTKDAIARANEAGKLAQGKFNYAVVLSDDTAHFPVNGHELSPEARQQLDDFVEKLKTDDKNVYLEIQGHTDSTGSPERNMQLGQERADAVRLYLNQKGVALNRMSTISYGETQPIDSNKTREGRSKNRRVVIVVLS
- the ndk gene encoding nucleoside-diphosphate kinase; protein product: MTQRTLTIVKPDAVKAGKAGAILAHLEKEGFRLLAGKKITLSPAQARAFYAVHQARPFFEGLVRFMTEGPVWVVALERADAVTGLRGVMGATDSKKAEAGTIRNLYGTDIERNAIHGSDSPENAAREIGFFFAESELL
- the sucC gene encoding ADP-forming succinate--CoA ligase subunit beta, producing the protein MKVHEYQAKSLLQKFGVTIPRGEVTDNADEVRDIAKRLGGRCVVKAQIHAGGRGKGGGVKVAKDADDAYALAKRILGMTLVTHQTGPEGREVRKVLVEEALDIERELYLGITLDRGISRPVMMVSRSGGMEIEEVAAKDPNAIVKEPLDPSFGMFPFQARKLAFALGLSGEAYKKALQFLPALFRAYVETDASLAEINPLVVTKSGNVLALDAKMNFDDNALFRHPEIKEMRDVTEEDPLEVEASKFGLNYIKLDGNVGCMVNGAGLAMGTMDIIKLYGGEPANFLDVGGGASEEQVKNAFRIILSDKNVRAVLINIFGGIMRCDIIANGVVAAVKEMGLEIPVVVRLEGTNVDEGKKILRESNLKITPAEDLADAAEKVTKVVAA
- a CDS encoding OmpA family protein — translated: MVKLRSWSVGLGAAAALALLPACATKKYVSGEVEKSSAAAEKHIADVESQVEQTQSKVGQHEQRITELDKATQDALNRANEAGKLAQGKFNYSVVLSDDNSHFPLNRHELSAEAKQQLDEFVDHLKSEDKNVYLEIQGHTDATGPREYNMRLGEERAEAVRLYLNEKGVALNRMATISYGETQPVDSNKTREGRAKNRRVVIIVLS
- a CDS encoding VWA domain-containing protein, which translates into the protein MRFRKVPVLLALLAASMPATGGPVQDAPVGHFTASAGTEYVQLPVVVRDRKGGFVDTLKGEDFHLWVDGKPVAIESFEKSDRAPVSFAILLDVSGSMKVADKLDRAREMIQRLVELRQPDDDFALFTFSEDEVRVVAKFDKDPSALLRQLFFLKPVGKTALYDAVIQTSNELLSGTNMKKAILLFTDGVDNASQLTTKDIERVMENESVPVYAIGMKNASYTVLNEEERKELSLSALELLAQASGGRMFLVSGDEDLRPIANAIENELRRQYLLGFEPSGEGEVRYWPIVVTVRGGGTRVVRARRGYRGTAPRPLALKR